From the Paenibacillus sp. MMS20-IR301 genome, the window AAAGTCGTTGACGAACTTAAGTTCAACCGGCTCCATTTTAAAAATACCGGCTATCTGCTTCCTGGTGATATTCACAATCTCCTGTGTATCTATTCTCATCATCTCATACACCCCGTTCCTCATATTTGGACTTTCAGTATATTTCAGCAAATTCACGATTTGACAATAATTTTAACTAATTTAAAAGTATTATCGTCTATTTCTCATCTTTTGTTAATGGTTTTTGTTTAAATTTTAAAAAAATATGTTTCAAGTTGTGAGGAATCGGTTAATTATATGCTTTTTGTACAAGTTATACCCCTCTTACGCACAAACGGGATGCCTTCCGTACTCATTTGATGAGCAGGAGGCATCCCGTTTGCGGTGATGGCCTTATTATCCGGCTAATTAATTGCCGCTATTGTTGTAAATCAGTCCACGAACAGGGGCACCAGCTGAATGCCCTCTTCGGGCGATATGCGCACCAGCCCTTTGTCCGAGATCCGCAATGCGGGAATGACCGCCAGGGCCAGCAGAGACAGCGTCATAAAAGCGTAGTTCAGCGTGCAGCCTGCTTCATACAGTGCTTTGCTGATGGCAGCAGACTGGGCGGCAGCAATCTCGAACGGCTCTGCCGACATAAGTCCGGCAATGGCTAGCGGGAACAAGGTCGTTCCCGAAGACGTAATCACAGCGACACCGCCCTGTGCCTCCGCCACCGCATTAGCCGCTTCCGCCATAAGAACATCGTCGTTGCCGATGACCAGCACGTTATGGCTGTCATGGGCGACCGTCATGGCGATCGCCGCCGGCTCATGGAAGCCGATGCCCTGCACCACACCTACGGATTTATTGCCGGTTGCTTTATGCCGCTCCAGTACGGCGATTTTGCAGAGGCCGTCCTGAACCTGCAGCCTGGAGGCGGCTACCGGCAGATTGAGAATCAGCTCCCCGGTCTCCACATGATTCTCAATGACTTTGATGACCCGTGTTGCCAGAACTCCTGTGTCAACCGGCGCGTGGATTACGAAGTCCTCGGCTGTCGGCGTCTGCGCCAGATGTACAGAAGTTAATACTTCATCCGGGTAGGTGTAGGGATTCAGCTCAGCAGTCATAACCCCGTTCTCCGCTACGACCACACCAGCCGCAATCGTCATTACAACATTCACATCAGCCAGATTTCCGTCCAGCAGAATAATATCGGCGCAAGAGCCCGGTGTAATGGAGCCGATATCACGGGCTACCCCGAACCGTTCGGCGGTATTGATCGTCGCCATCTGGAAAGCGGTGACCGGCTTCAGTCCCTGGGAGATGGCATGGCGTACAACAAAATCCATATGCCCTTCATCCCGCAGCGATTCCGAGCTGCGGTCATCGGTCACCAGCATCATCCGCCGCGGATCAAGCCCGCGCTCTGTATGGGCAGTTAACGTCTTCGCCACATCATGCCAGGCGGAGCCGCGGCGCATTTTGGCATACATTCCGAGCCGGACGCGTTCAATAACATCCTCCGCCGTCACACACTCATGATCACCCGTTACCCCTGCCGCAGCATAGACCGGAAGTCTCCAGTCATCCGCAGGCCAGGTAAAATGCCCGTCAACATAACGCCCCGCGCGCAGTGTCGCCTGAATCTCCCCAAGCATCTTCTCATCACCGTAGACTACGCCGGGGAAATTCATCACCTCACCCAGGGCAATAACATCCGGCCCCCAGGTGTATGCCTCTGCCACTTCCTCCGGACCGATGGATGCGCCGGTCGTTTCAAATTCTGCCCCTGCCGAGGGTACGCAGGAAGCGACCTGCATGTATGCGGCCAGCGGCGTTCCGCGCATCTCATCCAGCATCAGCCGTATCCCCTTCAGTCCGAACACATTGGCAATTTCATGGGCATCAAAGAAACCGCCGGTGGTTCCCAGCGGCAGCACCGCCCGGGCAAATTCAGTCACAGTGAGCTGCGTGCTCTCAATATGGCAATGCCCGTCGAGCAGACCGGGCGCGATATATTTGCCCGCCGCATCAATGACCTGTGTCCCTTCTCCAATCGTATGCGATACATCTTTGCCGACATAGGCGATGCGGCCCCCCTGTACAGCAACAGACATGCCTTCAAGAATCTCTCCGGAACATACATTAACCAGCTTGCCGCCTGTTATCACCAGTGTAGCGGGCTGATCACCGCGGGCTGTAGCTACAAGCCCGGGCACGCAGTCCGCGAGCGGCTTTCTTGTATAACTCATAATGCACACTCCCTCCATTTATTAGTATCTATATTTATCTATTGCAACCGGACTGATTCAGTAACCAGTGCCGGCGAAAAAATATCTGAATCGTCTCGCCAGCCGTATCAGGCGAATGCCATTGCTCCTACAGGAGCATTTTGGGCGGAGTATAGTCTGGCTGAGGCGCCTCCGGCGGGACACTTCCCGCCGCTGGAGTGCCTGCGGCTGCGCGCCTCCGGCGGGACAGTTCCCGCCGCTGGAGTGCCTGCTTCCACAGGAGGCCTTTCACAAGAAATCCATCGGCTGAGGCAGCTCTACTCTTCTATTGTACGCTTTCCCTGCACCCATAAGCTCCCCACCGTAGATACCCCGACACTTTGTTACCCAGCCTATTATCTGCAGCTGCTGCTCCTGTAGCAAAAACGGCTCTGACGCCCTAACGGGACGCAAGCCGTTGTCTGAACAAAGTGGGCATAGAGCAAACCAGAACTGAAACAAATGAATGACAATTAGTAAAAGGCATATTTCTTTCTGGCCTACTTCTGGCGGTATCAGGGGTACTTTTGCACTTGATTTCAGCTATCCGCTCCAGCCAAATTGTGTTGATTCAAAACTCCATCTAATAAGTACGCCGGAATGCGGCTTCGGCGAAGGAGATAGAGAAAGAAACACTAACTATTGGAGTCAAATACGAACACCGCATGGCGCACACTTCAGGTAATTCTGAGACTTCGGATACTACAGGTACTATGGACACTACAGCCCTTATTCGCCCGTTTTTGTTTCATTTGACGAATTTGCGGACACCACGGCCCTTATTCGCCACTTTTGGCGGGCTATCTTCACTTTTCTAGCGAAATAACGGCGCTGATGTCCGTAAAACCCGGCATTGAGGCGCTTTTCCACATCTTAACGTCTCCCCTGTCCGTATCACTAGACTATTAACCTAAAAGCCAGCGCGTGACGGTCTACCTTATTGACTGAGATCTAGTTTTACCCCTTTTTTCGCTCATTCAGCCTATATTGGCAGAATTAAAGGGATTTTTACTCTTATTTCGCTCATTCAGCCTACATTGGGCGGGATTAAAGGGATTTTTACTCTTAATTCCACTCATTTAGCCTACTTTGGGCGGGATTAGAGGTATTTTTACTCTTAATTTCGCTCATTCAGCCTACATTGGGCGGATTTATGGGTATTTTCACCTTAATTTCACTCGTTCAGCGTACTTTGGGCGGAATGAAGGGCATTTTGCCGGTGGACCACAGCTTTCTCCCATTCGGCAGCAAACTGAGCATAGGTCACCCGGTTATTCGGATACGAAACAGCCTCCTCCGGTTCCTTGCTGCTTACCTTTCATCACTTACCGCATTTTTATGATTATCTTACTTCTGCCTCGTATACGTCAAGTGCTGCCTGTACGCCATGGCCGGCAGTAAGCACACATCCGTGACGCAGCAGCACAGCCTCCAGCGCTCCAAGCAGGCGCAGCACATTGTTCTCCCGGCAGCTGAAGCCCATCGTGCCGATGCGCCAGATCAAGCCCTTCAGCGGGCCGAAGGAGCTGGCAATCTCAATTCCGAAGCGGTTCAAGAGCATGGAGCGGACGGATTCCCCGTCTATTCCTTCCGGTATCAGCACGCAGGTTACCACCGTCAGCTTGCTGTCCGGATCGCCGTATAATTCCAGTCCCATCGCAGTCAGGCCTGCTACGAGAGCCTGCTCGTGCAGCCGGTGCCGGTCGTGCCGGGCCTCCAGTCCCTCCTCCAATACAAGCCGCAGCCCCTCCCGCAATGCATAGAGCATCGAAGTCATCTCCGTATGATGATTCAGCCGCTGCGGGCTCCAGTAATCCTGTAGCATGCCAAGGTCAAAGTAGTTGCTCCGGACAAACGGGAGCTCACCTGCTATAGCCTCGCCGGTTCTCAGCCCGCGCTCTACCTGTTTGCGCTTCAGCAGCTTCGCTTCAGCCCGTTCATTATACGTAACCGGAGCCATACCCGAAGGGACCGAGAGACATTTCTGCGTCCCGCCGATCACTGCATCCAGCATCCAGGCATCCGTCTCAACCGGCACTCCGCCGATGGTTGCCACTGCGTCTACTATCAGCAGGGCATCGTACTCCCGGCAAACCCGGCCGATTCCCTCCAGCGGCTGCACCCGGCCGGTGGAGGTTTCCCCGTGGACCATTGCCACAACATCCGGTTTAATGCTATGGATGGCTGCAATTACCTCTTCCGGCGGAAAAACACTGCCCCAGCTCTGCTCGATAGTGAAAACCTCCGCACCGCAGCGTTCAGCAATCTCATGCAGCAGATGGCCAAACCGGCCAAAGACCGGTATCAGTACCCGGTCTCCCGGTGCAATCAGACTGACCATTACCGCTTCAATACCCGAACGCGAGGTTCCGTCCACCGGATAAGCCCACTTATTGGTTGTCGCAAACAGTCCCCGCAGCATCTCCATAGTTTCGTTCATTATATCCGTGAATTCAGGATCAAATTGTCCCAGCACCGGAAAAGACATCGCCCGCAGCACACGCGGATCGACTTCCACCGGTCCCGGGGTCATAACACACCGCAAGGATGGCGACAAATCTTCATACCGCTTCATAACCCTTCCCCCCTCATGAATTCCAGAACCTCTTCAGACTGCTGAAGCATGCATAGATGGACTCCGGAACCTTAATTCTCTATTATCTATTCTTAATTACCATTCTTCTATCTCCGAACCCCTATCCTTCACCCTCTATCTTCTATTACGCCTTCCTCTGTATAAGCTAATTTATACAATATCGCCGCTAACACTTGCATTCCGGCGGCCAGCTCTTCCGGCGGTGTATATTCATCAGGAGCATGACTGATGCCTCCACGGCTCGGCACGAAGATCATCGCTGCCGGGCAAAGCGGCGCAAACAGCTGGGCATCATGCCCGGCCCCGCTGACCATTCTCAGGTATGTCTTGCCCTGCTCCAGACAGACTTGCTCCAGTGCAGCACACAGCTCCTTATCCATCGGAGCCGGAGTTGTCATTAGCACAGGCTGTATCTCCAGCTTCAAGCCGCGCCTTGCGGCAATTGCAGCGAATTCCTCCAGCACCTGCGGGCAATAGCGTTCCAGTATCCCGGCATCGCTATGCCGGATATCCAGCGTAAATTGCACCTCTCCCGGAATCACATTCGGTGTACCCGGATACACCTCAAGCCGGCCCGTTGTCGCTACCAGCGGGTCCCCTTCCTCCGCAGCGGAACGTTCCAGGGCGAGCAGCATTTCTGCACTGCCGGCCAGAGCATCCCGTCTAAGTCCCATGGGCGTAGTCCCCGCATGATTGGCTGTTCCGGAGACTGTAACGCGGTACCTCCGCTGGCCGGCGATCGCCTGCACCACACCGATCTGCCGGGCAGAGCGTTCCAGCACGATCCCTTGTTCAATATGCAGCTCCAAATAAGCAGCAATATCACTGCGGAGCGGGCGGGAAATAGTTACTGCAGCAGAACCTGCTGGGCCAGTAACCGCCGAACCCGTATCTACTGAACCTGTACCCGCCGCTCCAGCACCATCCGCCCCGGCATCATCATAGTCTTTCCCGCCCGCTGCTGCGGTCTCAGCCGAGACTCCGGCTGACGCAGCCTCTCCGCCCAGACCGCAAGCCTTCATCGCCGCTCCGAGCGTTACGCCTTCGGCATCAGCAATATCCTCACGGCTGCTGCCGTCATAGAGCCCGGTAACATTCCCCGAACCCCAGAAGGTCAGCGGAAACCGGCTGCCCTCCTCCTCACTGAAGGATACTACCTCTAAGCTGCGCAGCGGCCGGCCGAAGGTCTGCTGCAGATAATGCAGCACGGTGACCGCTGCCGCGATCCCATAGGCGCCGTCATACCGTCCGCCGTTCACTACAGTATCAATATGCGAGCCGGTCAGGATAACTTGTTCTGCCGCAGCAGCCCCCGAACCGGACAACCGGCCGTATATATTGCCAACCCGGTCCTGCCTGACCTCCAGTCCAAGCGACTTCATTCTCTGCTGCAAAAAAAGCTGAGCCCCGCACCATTCCGGAGTGTACAGCAGCCGGGTAACCCCAGGACCCGGGACACTGAAGGCCGCCAGTTCATCCAGCAGCTTCAGCAGCTCACCGGCGGGAACATTATGAACCGGCGGCTTCATAGCACCGGCCCGGCAGATCCGCCGGGCCGGATCCATTCCCCGCTGCTGCCGTCAACAAGCCCTTCAGCGGCAGTATACACTACCTTGCCGCGGCAGATTGTCGCCTGTACCCGGCAGGACAAGGTCATCCCCGCATAGGGGCTGTGCTTATGCCGGTACAGCAGATCCTCCGCCTGCAGCGTATAGGCAGCATGCGGATCGAGCAGCACAAGATCGGCGTCCATCCCTTCTGCAATGGAGCCTTTGCGGTGCTCCAGCCCGAACCGCCGGGCCGGCAGCGCCGACAGCAGGGCGGACATCTGCGTAACCGGAAGGCCGCGCTTCTGCACCCCTTCATGGAACATCAGCTCAAGGCTGCTCTGCGCACCGGAAATCCCGCCCCAGGCCTCGAAGAAGGACAGCCCCGGGGCCAGCTTCAAGTCCGCCGGACAAGGGGAATGATCTGAAGCTATGAGATCCACCCGGCCTGCTGCCAGCGCAGCCCACAGCCGGTCCTGTTCTTCGCGGCTGCGCAGCGGCGGAGCACATTTCGCCAGCGGCCCCAGCTCCTCCAGATCCTCCTCATTCAGCACCAGATAATGCGGGCAGGTCTCTGCCGTCACATCCAGCCCCCGCTCCTTAGCCTCATGAATCAGCTCCAAGGCGGCGGCGGTGCTGATATGCACGAAGTGCAGCCGGCAGCCGGTGCGCTCACTGTACAGCAGTGCCCGGGCCACCGCCTCAAGCTCCGCTTCAGGCGGCCGGGAAGCGGCGAAATCGCGCGCACCGCTGCGTCCTTCGCGGACAGCGGCTGCCCCAAGAGCCGCTGTCACCGCCTCACTCTCCGCATGCAAAGCCAGGATCCCCCCGGCAGCAGCGATGCGGACCATGCCCTGATAGAGGGTGTCGTCATCCACCTCACGGAACCGGCCCTCACCTTCACCGCCGGGATTCGAGATAAATGCCTTAAACCCGGCAACTCCCGCTGATGCCAGCTCCTCCAGCTCCTCCAGATTGCCGGGGACCAGCCCGCCCCACAGCATATAATCTACTGCCGAGTTGCCTGCCGCAGCTTCCGCCTTCAAGCGGAGCGCCGCCAGATTCACCGTCGGAGGATTGCCGTTAAGCGGCATATCCGCATAGCAGGTGCAGCCTCCGGCAGCCAGGGAGGCCGAGCCGCTGCGGAAGCCTTCCCAATGGCCAAAGGCCGGCTCATTGAAATGAACATGCATGTCAATCATTCCGGGCAGCACATATTGTCCGGCTGCATCAATGACCCTGCTCCCGCGTGAACTGCCAAGCGCTTCGCCGAGCATGGCAATTTTGCCGTGCTTCACGCCGATATCCAGCTTACGGACTTCCCCGGGAAGTACAACATCCCCGTTCCTGATAATGAGCTCATAGAATTCCTTCATGACAGGTCCACCTCCGTCTGTATATAGATGTGCCTAGCTGCCGCGGTAGGTGCTGTAACCTCCGGGTGCAACCAGCAGCGGTACATGATAATGTTCTGCCGGGTCCAGAATGCTGAAGCGGATCGGGATATGCTCAAGGAACAACCCCCCGGCCCGATTTGCCGCTGCTGTCACAGCTGCCGCCTCACCTGCAGCACTCCGGCACTCTCTGAAATAATCGCCGGCCATGAACAGCAGCTCATAGGTGCCGGCCAGCAGCTCTTCTCCAGCCAGCAGCGGAGCATCCAGCCTGCCGTCACTGTTCGTAACCGCCTCGCGCAGCAGCACAGGCGCCCCGCCGCCTAACCTCCACAGCTGAAGCGGCATACCGGCAGCAGGTTTTCCTTGCGCCAGGTCCAGTACATGCGTAGTCAGCCGCCCGCTCATAGCTCTTTGAGACATAGATTCGCTTGTTCCTTCTTGAGGCAGGCTCCCGCTCTGCCCGCTTTGAGGCCTCTGCTCTATCCCGGCCATGAATAACACCTCCTGCTGAGTAGTCTGAATTGTGCAACACAGCCCCCTCTATTCCACATTCAGCAGATCATCCAGCCTGAAGCGGGTAATCCGGCTGATTTCCCGCAGCGCCTGCTCCAGCTCCTCCTGCACAGAACGGTGAACCCGCTCAGCGATGGAGCTTATAATATCTTCTTTATTTTTGCCGCGCACAGCCAGGATGAACGGGAACCCGAATTTCTCAGTATAGGCCTTGTTCAGCTCCGTCAGCTGCGCGAATTCCTCCGGTGTCAGCCGGGTAAGGCCCGCCCCCTGCTGCTCCGCTGCCGACAGCGGACTGACCTCAAGCCTGGTTGCCAGATCAGGATGGGCCCGCAGCAGCCCAAGTATCTGCTCACCTTCCGCATTCCGCGCTGTATCCACCATGGAGTCATGCAGCTGCTGCACCGATACAAACGGCTGCTGCCCGTAAGTCCCTTCCGCTACCCAGGGTGAGTGCTCAAAAATCCCGCCCAGGCTCTCCACAAACTCCGTCCGTTCCATAACGTTAATCTGCTCCAGTGTTAATCTATCCGCCGGTACAGGCATTGGCCCTCCTCCATTCATCTAAATTTGCATAATTCAAATTCAAGCATTATCAAGAGTAAAAAAAGCCCATTCCCGCATTCAAGCCATCTACCTTGCCGCCAGCACCCGAAGTGCCGGATGCTTAGTGATTAAAGATGTCCGAACTGCATGAAATGGACCATTAGGACCTGTTGCTTTCATTGAGCTATAGCTATCCAATCCTCTATTTATTGCCTATAACAATGCTTATACGGTATCCCGCGGTTCAGAACCGCTGTTCCCGCACATATGGCGTTCCGAGAGATTCCGGTGTGCCGGAAGGCTTGTTGCGGTTGCGGTAACCGAGATACATCAGGACGAGAATCGTTACAACATAAGGAATCATTTTGAGGAAATAGGACGGCACTACACTGCCCAGCAGCTGAATGCGGAAGCCCAGTGAATCAAGCGCTCCGAAGAAGTAGGCACAGAAGAGTGCCCGCAGCGGATTCCATCGGGCGAAAATAACGAGCCCCACAGCGATCCAGCCCCGTCCGGCGGTAAGGCCCTCATTCCAGGTCGGCGCATAGGCCAGCACCATATCTGCACCAGCGAGCCCGATGAGTGCGGCTCCGGCGGTAACGTAGCTGTAACGGATCAGCTGGACCCGGATACCCATAACATCCGCAGTAGCCGGATTGTCCCCGACTGCCCGCAGATGCAGGCCCCATGAAGTATGGTGAATCAGCAGATGCAGCACAAGAACGAGCAGCAGGCTGAACCAGGTCAGATAATCCATCCGGCCGAAAATATCCCCGATCACCGGCACCGATTTCAGCGCTCCCAGATCCAGCTTGGGTGAAACCCCCGGCAGCGGAATTCCGCTGATTGACTTGCCGAGATAAGCGCTCAGCCCGCTGCCGAACAAAGTCATCGCCAGTCCCGACATCGTCTGGTTCGCCCGGAGCGTGACACATAAGAAGGAATGCACCATACCCAGAAGCGCGGTAATGACCACGGCGGAGAGCAGAGCAAGGATAAGATTCTCGCTGCGGATATAGACGATACATGTAGTCACCGCCCCCATCAGCATCAGCCCTTCCGCACCAAGCTGGATAATCCCGGCCCGTTCGGTCAGAATGCCTCCGAGTGTAGCCAGGAGCAGCGGGGTTCCGGCGGATATGGCTGCTATTAATAACTGTGTAGTGAAATCCATGGGTAAGCTCCCTTCTCTAAAAGCATGCTGTTATGCATTCCGGCGGACACGGAAACGGTGGATCATGTCGCCGGCAATCAGGAAGAACAGGATAGCACCCTGTAGCATTTCCGAGATAGACGAAGGCAGTCCGATGGTCTGTACACTGTAGCCGCCGACGATCAGTCCGCCGAACAGAACCGAAGTAACAATGAGGCCCAGCGGATTCAGCTTAGCCAGCCAGGCAACGATAATTGCCGTGTAGCCGTACCCCGGCGATATCCCCTGCATCAGCTTATGCGTAACCCCTGACACCTCAGCCATACCCGCAATCCCGGCAAGACCGCCGCTGATCAGCATGACGATGATGATGTGCTTCCTGATATGAATCCCGGCATAGCGGGCTGCTGTAGGATTAGCACCAATCAGGCGCAGCTCATACCCCCAGCGGGTGAATTTAATCATCAGATAATAGATAAGAACAGCCACCAGGCCAAATATCAGGCCGATATGCAGCCGTGTGCTTCCCAGTACAGGCAGCGACTGTGCGGCGGTGAACATCGGCGAGCCCGGGAAGTTGAAGCCCTTCGGGTCCTTCCATGGACCGAATACCACATAATCAAGCGCAAGCAGCGCCACATAGTTAAGCATCAGCGAGGTAATCAGCTCATTGACCCCGAAATGCGTCCGCGGAACAGCCGTCATGAGGCCCCAGAGCGCTCCGGCAGCGGTGCCGAAGACCAGCATCAGCGTAATGGACCAGAATGAAGGCAGGTCGGGAAAATAAATCGTTACCGCTGTAGCCGCCATGGCCCCTACAGTCAATTGGCCCTCTGCACCGATATTCCAGACGGAGATCCGGTAAGCCACCGCAATACCAAGTCCGCAGAGCAGCAGCGGTATGGCTTTGACCATCGTTTCTGTGAAGCCGTAGGAGGTCCCGAAGGCGCCGCGGAACATTTTCTCATAGACGACCAGCGGGCTCATGCCGTTGGCTGCAATGAACACCGCGCAGAGGAGCAAGGCCAGTATTACTGATAAAATAGGCGTCCACCAGGGTGAACGGGTACGGCTTGAATCATATTCCAGCCTGAGGGAGTACCACTTCCCGCCTTTATCCGGCAGGGGCTTCAGCACTGCAGTCTCACTTCCGGTATTCGAACTCATACGGCGCTTCCCTCCATCTCCCGGATTCCGGCCATCATCAGGCCGATTTGCTCCCGGTCTGCATGCTCATGATCGCTTTCACCTATAATTGAACCGTTATATATGACCAGAATCCGGTCGGATAACTGCAGCAGCTCATCCAGATCCTCAGAGATCAGCAGTACGCCGCTGCCGGAGCCCCGCAGCTCCATCAGCAGCTCATGAACACCTGCCGTCGCTCCTACATCCAGCCCCTGGGTCGGATGAACGGCAACCATCAGCTTCGGCTGATGACTGACCTCACGGGCGAAGAGCAGCTTCTGCTGATTCCCGCCGGACATTTGCTGCACGGGGGTATCCAGCTCCGGTGTCTTGACGTTGAAGCGGCGGACCAGCTCCTGTGACCAGGAGCGGTTCTTCGCGGCCTTCAGGAAGCCGAATTTGGAATGCTCTTCACTGCGGTAGGATTTGAACAGCAGGTTATCAACTGAACCCAGGCGCCCGGCCAGGCCGCTCTTCATCCGGTTCTCCGGCACATGCGAGATCCCTGAGTCAATCGCGCCTCTTACCGAGGCTGTTTTCACCGGGCTGCCGTCGAAGATGATTTCACCCGTCTTCCAGGTCCGAAGGCCCGTTAATACCTCCGCCAGCTCCTTCTGCCCGTTACCGGCCACCCCGGCGACACCTACAATCTCCCCTTCACGCACCGTGAGCGACAGGCCATCCAGCGCCTTGCGCCCGTGGTCGGCAGCCACATCCAGCTGCTTCACGATAAGCAGCGGCTCCCCGGCTGTCTCCTCCCGGTCCTGGCGGGTGATCGTAACCTCTCTGCCCACCATCAGCCGGGCAAGCTCCAGCTCATCCGTCGCTGCCGTGTCCAGAGTAGCAATCATCTTTCCTTTGCGCATGACAGAAATCCGGTCCGAGGAGGCCATGACTTCCTTCATTTTATGCGTGGTCATGATGACCGTCTTGCCCGCCTGCTTCATCACCTGCAGCGTTTCAAACAGCTGCTCGGCTTCACCCGGCGTAAGCACTGAGGTCGGCTCATCGAGAATGATAATATCCGCACCGCGGTATAGCGTTTTGACAATTTCAACACGCTGCTGCTCCCCGACGGACAGCTGCCAGATCGGCCGGTCCACAGGGAATTTCAGGCCGAACTTTTCGCCGAGCGCCTCAATTTCCTCGTACTTGTTCCTGATCCACCTGCTGCCACGCCAGAAAGACGACTTTTCGCCAAGCACGATGTTCTCCGCTGCCGTGAGGCTTTGCACCAGTCTGAAGTTTTGGAATACCATGCCTACCCCGAGGAGTGCCGCATCTTTCGGAGAACGGATTCTGGCTGCTTTGCCATGAATGAGAATTTCACCCGCATCCGCCCGGTACACACCTGAGAGCATACTCATGACTGTGCTTTTCCCTGCTCCGTTCTCACCTAGCAGCGCATGAATTTCACCCGCATTTGCCGAAAAATCGACTTGATCGCTGGCCGTTACAGAACCGAACTTCTTCACTATCCCGCGCATTTCAACCGAATGGTCCTGCATTGTGGGACGCTCCTTCCTGATAGTTATAGTATAAGTGGGGAAGGCTCCGACAACCGGAACCCGCCCCACCCATAAGCCGTGCTGTATTAGATTACATTGCCGCTGTTATTGCGGAATGGTACCTTCTACACCTTTTACCAGCCAATTCATGCCAAGCACTTCTTCAAGCGTCAGCTTCTGGCCGTCTTGAACCACCAAATTGCCCTTGTTATCAGAGATGGGGCCAGTGAATACATCCAGCTCGCCGCTGATAATCTTGGCTTTGGCATCTTCCACCAGCTGCTTCACATCATCCGGAACCTTATTGC encodes:
- a CDS encoding ABC transporter permease, coding for MDFTTQLLIAAISAGTPLLLATLGGILTERAGIIQLGAEGLMLMGAVTTCIVYIRSENLILALLSAVVITALLGMVHSFLCVTLRANQTMSGLAMTLFGSGLSAYLGKSISGIPLPGVSPKLDLGALKSVPVIGDIFGRMDYLTWFSLLLVLVLHLLIHHTSWGLHLRAVGDNPATADVMGIRVQLIRYSYVTAGAALIGLAGADMVLAYAPTWNEGLTAGRGWIAVGLVIFARWNPLRALFCAYFFGALDSLGFRIQLLGSVVPSYFLKMIPYVVTILVLMYLGYRNRNKPSGTPESLGTPYVREQRF
- a CDS encoding allantoinase gives rise to the protein MKEFYELIIRNGDVVLPGEVRKLDIGVKHGKIAMLGEALGSSRGSRVIDAAGQYVLPGMIDMHVHFNEPAFGHWEGFRSGSASLAAGGCTCYADMPLNGNPPTVNLAALRLKAEAAAGNSAVDYMLWGGLVPGNLEELEELASAGVAGFKAFISNPGGEGEGRFREVDDDTLYQGMVRIAAAGGILALHAESEAVTAALGAAAVREGRSGARDFAASRPPEAELEAVARALLYSERTGCRLHFVHISTAAALELIHEAKERGLDVTAETCPHYLVLNEEDLEELGPLAKCAPPLRSREEQDRLWAALAAGRVDLIASDHSPCPADLKLAPGLSFFEAWGGISGAQSSLELMFHEGVQKRGLPVTQMSALLSALPARRFGLEHRKGSIAEGMDADLVLLDPHAAYTLQAEDLLYRHKHSPYAGMTLSCRVQATICRGKVVYTAAEGLVDGSSGEWIRPGGSAGPVL
- the uraH gene encoding hydroxyisourate hydrolase, with amino-acid sequence MSGRLTTHVLDLAQGKPAAGMPLQLWRLGGGAPVLLREAVTNSDGRLDAPLLAGEELLAGTYELLFMAGDYFRECRSAAGEAAAVTAAANRAGGLFLEHIPIRFSILDPAEHYHVPLLVAPGGYSTYRGS
- a CDS encoding adenine deaminase C-terminal domain-containing protein translates to MSYTRKPLADCVPGLVATARGDQPATLVITGGKLVNVCSGEILEGMSVAVQGGRIAYVGKDVSHTIGEGTQVIDAAGKYIAPGLLDGHCHIESTQLTVTEFARAVLPLGTTGGFFDAHEIANVFGLKGIRLMLDEMRGTPLAAYMQVASCVPSAGAEFETTGASIGPEEVAEAYTWGPDVIALGEVMNFPGVVYGDEKMLGEIQATLRAGRYVDGHFTWPADDWRLPVYAAAGVTGDHECVTAEDVIERVRLGMYAKMRRGSAWHDVAKTLTAHTERGLDPRRMMLVTDDRSSESLRDEGHMDFVVRHAISQGLKPVTAFQMATINTAERFGVARDIGSITPGSCADIILLDGNLADVNVVMTIAAGVVVAENGVMTAELNPYTYPDEVLTSVHLAQTPTAEDFVIHAPVDTGVLATRVIKVIENHVETGELILNLPVAASRLQVQDGLCKIAVLERHKATGNKSVGVVQGIGFHEPAAIAMTVAHDSHNVLVIGNDDVLMAEAANAVAEAQGGVAVITSSGTTLFPLAIAGLMSAEPFEIAAAQSAAISKALYEAGCTLNYAFMTLSLLALAVIPALRISDKGLVRISPEEGIQLVPLFVD
- a CDS encoding Zn-dependent hydrolase: MDPARRICRAGAMKPPVHNVPAGELLKLLDELAAFSVPGPGVTRLLYTPEWCGAQLFLQQRMKSLGLEVRQDRVGNIYGRLSGSGAAAAEQVILTGSHIDTVVNGGRYDGAYGIAAAVTVLHYLQQTFGRPLRSLEVVSFSEEEGSRFPLTFWGSGNVTGLYDGSSREDIADAEGVTLGAAMKACGLGGEAASAGVSAETAAAGGKDYDDAGADGAGAAGTGSVDTGSAVTGPAGSAAVTISRPLRSDIAAYLELHIEQGIVLERSARQIGVVQAIAGQRRYRVTVSGTANHAGTTPMGLRRDALAGSAEMLLALERSAAEEGDPLVATTGRLEVYPGTPNVIPGEVQFTLDIRHSDAGILERYCPQVLEEFAAIAARRGLKLEIQPVLMTTPAPMDKELCAALEQVCLEQGKTYLRMVSGAGHDAQLFAPLCPAAMIFVPSRGGISHAPDEYTPPEELAAGMQVLAAILYKLAYTEEGVIEDRG
- a CDS encoding alanine--glyoxylate aminotransferase family protein, translating into MKRYEDLSPSLRCVMTPGPVEVDPRVLRAMSFPVLGQFDPEFTDIMNETMEMLRGLFATTNKWAYPVDGTSRSGIEAVMVSLIAPGDRVLIPVFGRFGHLLHEIAERCGAEVFTIEQSWGSVFPPEEVIAAIHSIKPDVVAMVHGETSTGRVQPLEGIGRVCREYDALLIVDAVATIGGVPVETDAWMLDAVIGGTQKCLSVPSGMAPVTYNERAEAKLLKRKQVERGLRTGEAIAGELPFVRSNYFDLGMLQDYWSPQRLNHHTEMTSMLYALREGLRLVLEEGLEARHDRHRLHEQALVAGLTAMGLELYGDPDSKLTVVTCVLIPEGIDGESVRSMLLNRFGIEIASSFGPLKGLIWRIGTMGFSCRENNVLRLLGALEAVLLRHGCVLTAGHGVQAALDVYEAEVR
- the uraD gene encoding 2-oxo-4-hydroxy-4-carboxy-5-ureidoimidazoline decarboxylase, with amino-acid sequence MPVPADRLTLEQINVMERTEFVESLGGIFEHSPWVAEGTYGQQPFVSVQQLHDSMVDTARNAEGEQILGLLRAHPDLATRLEVSPLSAAEQQGAGLTRLTPEEFAQLTELNKAYTEKFGFPFILAVRGKNKEDIISSIAERVHRSVQEELEQALREISRITRFRLDDLLNVE